The following coding sequences lie in one Oncorhynchus nerka isolate Pitt River linkage group LG14, Oner_Uvic_2.0, whole genome shotgun sequence genomic window:
- the LOC115141369 gene encoding LOW QUALITY PROTEIN: zinc finger protein 516-like (The sequence of the model RefSeq protein was modified relative to this genomic sequence to represent the inferred CDS: deleted 1 base in 1 codon) — protein sequence MNPRESGGGVEDMETQAGGLALGEEGGKASHGGDGEEGEEDKASAYDCNVCGRSFPFQSSLSQHMRRHTGARPYKCPYCEHRASQKGNLKVHIRSHKLRTLTSHHPEEEEGPEEEEEGSGEVGVSEGLDGGTSPTKSSSACNRVVNGDANTEEGIGKTAVRSLKREKSSSEQRPYCCRLCGYQTQREDQLLSHIEKVHITADMEDETNPVSQEAVATEGEAGTQVTDGAFPCETCGQVFTQAWFLKSHMKKHAGLLEHCCRVCGRRFREAWFLKSHMKTHNGSKASGRGKPKADSEEAAATINDVTQDLETNVTSTSLYQVCSKCGNLFHDRENLRAHEKVHNQAKQPTQGQRASDDGDSPSAKRRLLDYLSLRPAAEEKPQEEKRRLGQRIPELDPVCSYQAWQLATRGRVLEPVESYSIKATVGGEGDEALAGGTVVYEKESSRYILEGQQRERRSGRRSSASGVGGSSHHTSPGERTPESLSDSEYRPSSRQGRRPSSFQQSQAKSTECFECGKVFRSRHQMIVHQRVHQRRDGGRGSGSGGDNRAGQGVDRWGSTSDPESGSPSRPSTPGYGNSPPASTLGEDAPEMSTANAVQLADEKPYVCSLCDFVSTESSAFLSHLRLQHTSDGRPIPIPDPSSSSERGTPSSFPKLKRALLDGLAQSSAPRPYLSARPSRDKCTAESSSPTDPHHVAPLDLCVRAEGHRGPASSALQQKGLPSHKCSYCSHSTHYLEVLWMHQTVAHRINSSALAPKWALLKNGFKGPREGLSSRRRTGPPPALDGRECPPLPPVVRTPRTRPPSLNGGQKKDGRDRAASQPSTSSSSTQGSSSSASGSQSVRPPRAGSRQRSEAVPDQGHRSRSNSRPRVEIYPRGGSSTGSLEKSTAAGAPQRPSAPSPSVGGTTKLVDRYMLPQEGLGFMLSSKHGLAEYSRARSSPQPQPKSSSSQSHTQSHPQSQGRPRAERSAHNTTTAGQGYGASHSQTLGSAVQVSSASSSYSSSAQHAEVKQEEARRGETPELPMDILSFLKNCNSNDLATLYHRWGAANPLLDPTGMLRSLDRQGEYGCQECGKSFSQPSHLRTHMRSHTVVFDYNGLRGADAQTNPSEAPKQGRDRSGAASARTEPLRKGT from the exons ATGAACCCcagagagagcggaggaggagtggaggacatgGAGACCCAGGCGGGAGGGTTGGCGTTGGGGGAAGAGGGTGGCAAGGCCAGccatggaggagatggagaagagggggaagaagacaAGGCCTCAGCCTACGACTGCAACGTGTGTGGCCGCAGCTTCCCCTTCCAGAGCTCTCTGTCGCAGCACATGCGGCGCCACACAGGCGCACGCCCCTACAAGTGTCCCTACTGCGAACACCGCGCCTCCCAGAAGGGCAACCTCAAGGTCCACATCCGCAGCCACAAACTGCGCACACTCACTAGCCACCAccccgaggaggaggaggggccagaggaggaagaggaggggtcaGGTGAAGTGGGTGTGTCCGAGGGCCTGGACGGTGGAACCAGTCCGACGAAGAGCAGCTCGGCCTGTAACAGGGTCGTCAACGGAGACGCTAACACAGAAGAGGGCATAGGGAAGACGGCGGTGAGGAGCCTCAAAAGGGAGAAGTCCAGCTCTGAGCAGCGGCCATATTGCTGCCGTCTGTGCGGGTACCAGACCCAGCGCGAGGACCAACTCCTCAGTCACATCGAGAAGGTCCACATCACAGCCGACATGGAGGACGAGACTAACCCAGTGAGTCAGGAGGCAGTGGCAACGGAGGGAGAAGCAGGGACTCAGGTCACTGATGGTGCCTTCCCCTGTGAGACGTGTGGCCAGGTGTTCACACAGGCCTGGTTCCTTAAGTCCCACATGAAGAAACACGCAGGCCTCCTTGAGCACTGTTGTCGGGTGTGTGGCCGTCGCTTCAGGGAAGCCTGGTTCCTCAAGAGCCACATGAAGACCCACAATGGCTCCAAGGCCTCCGGCCGGGGGAAACCCAAGGCAGACTCCGAAGAGGCCGCGGCCACCATCAACGACGTGACCCAAGACCTAGAGACCAATGTGACCTCCACAAGCCTTTACCAGGTTTGCTCCAAGTGTGGCAACCTGTTCCATGACCGAGAGAACCTGAGGGCCCACGAGAAGGTCCACAACCAGGCTAAGCAGCCGACACAGGGCCAGAGAGCTAGTGACGACGGGGACTCTCCCAGTGCCAAAAGGCGCCTCTTGGACTACCTCAGCCTCCGCCCAGCTGCCGAAGAAAAGCCCCAGGAAGAGAAGAGGCGCTTGGGCCAGAGAATCCCCGAGCTGGACCCAGTTTGTAGCTACCAGGCCTGGCAGCTGGCTACTCGGGGCAGGGTTCTGGAGCCTGTGGAGTCATACAGTATAAAGGCTACGGTAGGTGGAGAAGGGGACGAGGCCCTGGCTGGAGGGACCGTGGTGTACGAGAAGGAGAGCAGCCGCTACATCCTGGAGGGCCAGCAGAGGGAGAGACGCTCAGGGAGACGCAGCAGCGCCAGCGGGGTAGGGGGTAGTAGCCACCACACCTCCCCGGGGGAGCGCACCCCCGAGAGCCTGAGCGACTCGGAGTACCGTCCCTCCTCCCGCCAGGGCCGACGTCCCTCGTCCTTCCAGCAGAGCCAGGCCAAGTCCACCGAGTGCTTCGAGTGCGGAAAGGTGTTCCGCAGCCGCCACCAGATGATTGTGCACCAGAGGGTCCACCAGAGGCGAGACGGGGGCAGGGGTTCCGGGTCCGGAGGGGACAACAGGGCAGGGCAAGGAGTGGACCGCTGGGGATCCACCAGTGACCCTGAATCAGGCTCCCCCAGCAGGCCCAGCACCCCAGGGTACGGGAACTCACCACCAGCCTCCACCCTGGGAGAGGACGCCCCTGAGATGAGCACCGCCAATGCAGTCCAACTGGCAG ATGAGAAGCCTTACGTCTGCAGCCTGTGTGACTTTGTCAGCACAGAGTCCTCTGCCTTCCTGTCCCATCTACGTCTCCAGCACACCAGTGACGGCCGCCCCATTCCAATTCCCGACCCCAGCTCCAGCTCTGAGAGAGGCACCCCCAGTAGCTTCCCCAAGCTGAAGAGGGCCCTCCTCGATGGGCTTGCTCAATCCTCTGCCCCCCGCCCTTACCTCTCTGCCCGGCCGTCAAGAGACAAATGCACCGCCGAGAGCAGTTCACCCACTGACCCTCACCATGTGGCTCCCCTGGACCTGTGTGTGAGAGCCGAGGGTCACAGGGGCCCGGCCTCCTCAGCCCTTCAGCAGAAGGGCCTGCCCAGTCATAAGTGCTCCTACTGCTCCCACTCCACCCACTACCTGGAGGTGCTGTGGATGCACCAGACTGTCGCCCATCGTATCAACAGCAGCGCCCTGGCCCCCAAATGGGCCCTCCTGAAGAATGGCTTCAAGGGCCCCCGAGAGGGTTTGTCCTCCAGGAGACGCACGGGCCCTCCTCCTGCTCTGGATGGGAGGGAGTGTCCCCCGTTGCCCCCTGTGGTGCGCACCCCCCGCACACGCCCCCCATCGTTGAATGGGGGCCAGAAGAAAGACGGCAGGGACAGGGCAGCCAGTCAACCcagcacctcttcctcctccacacaaggatcctcctcctctgcctcagGCTCCCAGAGTGTGCGGCCTCCCAGGGCAGGCAGCAGACAGAGAAGCGAGGCTGTGCCGGACCAGGGCCACCGCTCTCGCTCCAACTCCAGGCCCAGGGTGGAGATTTACCCCCGGGGAGGCTCCTCGACCGGCTCCCTGGAGAAGAGCACTGCGGCCGGGGCTCCCCAGCGACCCTCAGCCCCTAGCCCCAGTGTTGGAGGAACCACCAAGCTGGTGGATAGGTACATGTTGCCTCAGGAAGGCCTTGGATTCATGCTGTCCAGCAAACATGGCCTGGCAGAGTACAGCAGAGCCAGGAGCTCGCCTCAGCCCCAGCCCAAGTCCAGCAGCTCCCAGTCCCACACCCAGTCTCACCCCCAGTCCCAGGGCAGACCCAGGGCAGAGCGCTCAGCCCACAACACCACCACGGCAGGCCAGGGCTACGGAGCCTCCCACTCCCAGACACTAGGGAGCGCCGTCCAGGTATCCTCCGCCtcttcctcctactcctcctcagccCAGCATGCA GAGGTGAAACAGGAGGAGGCACGGAGGGGGGAGACACCAGAGCTGCCCATGGACATCTTGAGCTTCCTGAAGAACTGCAACTCCAATGACCTGGCGACACTCTACCACCGCTGGGGCGCCGCCAACCCCCTACTGGACCCCACAG